Proteins from a single region of Mus pahari chromosome 2, PAHARI_EIJ_v1.1, whole genome shotgun sequence:
- the Pole4 gene encoding DNA polymerase epsilon subunit 4 isoform X3 — MAAAAAAGSGTPREEEAPGGEAAASQPQAPTSAPGGPRLSRLPLARVKALVKADPDVTLAGQEAIFILARAAELFVETIAKDAYCCAQQGKRKTLQRRDLDNAIEAVDEFAFLEGTLD, encoded by the exons ATGGCGGCAGCGGCGGCTGCCGGGAGCGGGACGCCCAGAGAGGAGGAGGCTCCCGGAGGGGAGGCAGCGGCTTCGCAGCCCCAAGCCCCGACGAGTGCACCCGGGGGGCCTCGCCTCTCGAGGCTGCCTCTGGCGAGAGTGAAGGCCTTGGTGAAGGCAGACCCTGACGTAACGCTGGCGGGACAGGAAGCCATCTTTATCCTGGCGCGTGCCGCG gaactgTTCGTGGAGACTATCGCAAAAGATGCTTACTGCTGTGCTcaacaaggaaagaggaaaactctCCAGAGGAGAGATTTGG ATAATGCAATAGAAGCAGTGGATGAATTCGCTTTTCTAGAAG